A single window of Pseudanabaenaceae cyanobacterium SKYG29 DNA harbors:
- a CDS encoding ATP-binding protein, giving the protein MGLGRTQCQVFDLLQTPVWILCKGEIWYANLPGQNLLKDAGHFSDLQAGSKVTEWILTIAGSSYLCYVTPVTIEAGEDALLVEACLDPRHELMLEATPDAVMIAEADSGKLVQANAKAFSLTAKRPEELIGMHHSQLYIEEQREEAQTAFQGRIGGWYEGLCIPRPDRYPVPVSIYSTLFVVGGKKYIYSFLRDLTRQQQIETEWHNTLAELAKRENQLSIALSSARGVCWEYEIATGTVEGIGTFQVGTWRMDAWRMTLEESLDQIHPLDRPILEKTVRTQFRTGGSFLQEVRLADFAINQRWFLVSGQVLLDATGRPDRVVGITIEITQSKQIEIELQKQRRLMEWVMTNIPAFIGVKDSQSRYIYANENLLNYLGLSLADVVGKNNCEIYTPELAFTFDYMDRQILATKKSVQTEMAVNKNGIEKVYLVTKFPLLNEQQEVEAIGGIVTDITELKQAEDAMLQNQSYLNCLIEIQQQLLMNEDRKCYPRILQQLGETAKASRAYIFANHRSADGRLLTSQIYEWCAPGIKPQIDNPELQNADFEAYFPSWVEQLSRGTEVACIVSELTELGRQILESQDIQSILILPLFVNQECWGFIGFDNCVSTEPWSEGALGLLRAAASAISFHLERQENRHVLIEQRRRAEEANVAKSQFLANMSHELRTPMNGVIGLTSILQTTNLTPEQQDYVRTIRQSGETLLTLINDILDFSKIESGRIELEMQDFNLRHCVEDAIDLIYPQVAQKGLELLYLFDSNVPLWIRSDVTRLRQIILNLLSNAVKFTEKGRITVFVYVAKQISSKEIELSFAVIDEGIGIPADRLQDIFDPFTQADSSITRRYGGTGLGLSICYRLTQLLGGKMSVESTEGEGSTFNFTIKAELANCPHLPAPLPRRKIAVSVQQNDIYCMITSILNSLGMELISNLEQADVLITDDLQSAASIPKIFLLEYGESYPFPLSLSKPIRYDTLYGLLAQIFLPSVTKASQDSAIRKLSQFPLRILVAEDNVVNQKVCLKMLEKLGYQAELVANGLEVLEALDRQVYDVILLDIQMPEMDGLTATKLIRERSGYQPWIIALSADAQAETARQSFEIGVNDYLTKPIRIDEMSVALQRAYRRRQDGL; this is encoded by the coding sequence ATGGGCTTGGGGCGTACTCAATGCCAGGTTTTCGATTTGTTGCAGACTCCTGTCTGGATCCTTTGCAAAGGTGAAATTTGGTATGCCAATCTGCCAGGGCAGAATTTATTAAAAGATGCTGGTCATTTTTCTGACCTGCAAGCCGGGAGCAAAGTGACAGAATGGATACTCACTATAGCAGGTAGTAGCTATCTTTGCTATGTCACACCAGTAACGATCGAAGCAGGAGAAGATGCTCTCTTGGTGGAAGCCTGTCTTGACCCCCGCCATGAACTCATGCTGGAAGCTACCCCTGATGCTGTCATGATTGCTGAAGCTGATAGTGGTAAATTGGTGCAAGCAAATGCAAAGGCGTTTTCTCTGACTGCCAAAAGACCGGAAGAACTGATTGGCATGCATCATAGCCAGCTCTACATTGAAGAACAGAGAGAGGAGGCGCAAACTGCTTTTCAGGGCAGGATTGGTGGTTGGTATGAAGGTCTATGCATTCCTCGCCCCGATCGTTATCCTGTCCCCGTCAGCATTTACAGCACTCTGTTTGTGGTGGGAGGTAAGAAATATATCTACAGTTTCTTGCGGGACTTAACCAGACAGCAACAAATAGAGACAGAATGGCACAATACCCTAGCAGAGTTAGCAAAGAGAGAAAATCAGCTAAGCATTGCTCTTTCCAGCGCCAGAGGTGTTTGTTGGGAATATGAAATTGCTACGGGAACGGTAGAGGGGATTGGTACCTTTCAGGTTGGAACTTGGCGCATGGATGCTTGGCGAATGACTTTAGAGGAAAGTCTAGACCAAATTCACCCATTGGATCGACCGATTTTGGAGAAAACTGTGCGTACTCAATTTAGGACAGGCGGTTCTTTTCTGCAGGAAGTCAGGCTGGCAGATTTTGCTATTAACCAACGTTGGTTTTTAGTCAGTGGTCAAGTGTTACTTGATGCTACAGGTAGACCCGATCGGGTGGTAGGCATTACGATTGAAATTACCCAGAGTAAACAGATAGAAATAGAATTACAAAAACAGCGCCGTTTGATGGAGTGGGTAATGACTAACATACCTGCTTTTATTGGTGTAAAAGATAGCCAAAGTCGATATATTTATGCTAATGAAAACCTGCTCAATTACCTGGGATTATCTCTAGCAGACGTGGTGGGCAAAAACAATTGTGAAATTTATACGCCAGAGCTAGCTTTTACTTTTGACTATATGGATCGACAAATTTTGGCTACCAAGAAATCTGTGCAAACAGAGATGGCAGTCAATAAAAATGGTATCGAAAAAGTTTACCTAGTCACCAAGTTTCCCCTCCTCAATGAACAACAGGAAGTGGAAGCGATCGGGGGTATCGTCACAGACATCACAGAACTAAAACAGGCGGAAGATGCAATGCTGCAGAATCAGTCCTATCTGAATTGCTTGATTGAAATCCAACAACAATTACTGATGAATGAGGACAGAAAGTGCTACCCCCGTATCTTGCAACAACTAGGCGAAACAGCAAAGGCTTCGCGGGCTTATATATTTGCTAATCACCGATCGGCAGATGGGCGGCTGTTAACTAGCCAAATTTATGAATGGTGTGCCCCTGGCATCAAACCGCAAATTGACAACCCTGAGCTACAGAATGCTGACTTTGAGGCATATTTCCCTAGCTGGGTAGAACAACTCTCACGAGGGACAGAGGTTGCTTGTATTGTATCTGAATTAACAGAGTTAGGACGACAGATTTTAGAATCCCAGGATATTCAGTCAATTCTGATTTTACCCTTGTTTGTCAATCAAGAATGTTGGGGATTTATAGGGTTTGACAATTGTGTTTCTACTGAACCTTGGTCGGAAGGAGCTTTAGGACTGTTAAGGGCAGCTGCTAGTGCTATTTCTTTCCACCTGGAACGCCAGGAAAACCGCCATGTCTTGATTGAACAGCGCCGCAGAGCGGAAGAAGCCAACGTTGCCAAAAGTCAATTTCTGGCAAACATGAGTCATGAGTTGCGGACACCCATGAACGGGGTAATTGGTCTGACCAGTATTTTGCAGACTACTAATCTAACCCCAGAGCAACAAGATTATGTTCGTACCATTCGTCAAAGTGGGGAAACTCTTCTGACTCTGATCAACGACATTTTAGACTTTTCCAAAATAGAGTCAGGCAGGATTGAATTAGAAATGCAGGATTTTAACCTAAGACACTGCGTAGAGGATGCTATTGACTTGATTTACCCCCAAGTAGCGCAAAAGGGGCTGGAATTACTCTACTTATTCGACTCTAATGTGCCTCTATGGATTCGATCGGATGTGACAAGGCTGCGACAGATTATTCTCAACCTGTTGAGTAATGCTGTCAAATTTACTGAGAAGGGTAGAATCACTGTCTTTGTGTATGTTGCTAAGCAGATTAGTAGCAAAGAAATTGAATTATCCTTTGCTGTGATCGATGAAGGGATTGGTATTCCTGCCGATCGGTTACAGGATATTTTTGATCCCTTTACTCAAGCTGATTCTTCAATTACCAGACGTTACGGTGGCACAGGTTTGGGTTTATCTATTTGTTATAGACTGACTCAGTTGTTGGGTGGTAAGATGAGTGTGGAGAGTACAGAGGGAGAGGGTTCTACCTTTAACTTTACTATTAAAGCTGAGTTAGCTAACTGCCCCCATCTCCCAGCCCCACTGCCTAGAAGAAAAATTGCTGTCTCCGTCCAGCAAAATGATATATATTGCATGATCACTTCTATCCTGAATAGCTTGGGAATGGAGCTTATATCTAATCTTGAGCAAGCCGATGTTTTAATTACAGATGATTTGCAGTCAGCTGCATCTATACCAAAAATCTTCTTATTGGAGTACGGTGAGAGTTATCCTTTTCCGCTATCACTTAGTAAGCCGATTCGTTATGATACTCTATACGGTTTACTAGCTCAAATATTTTTACCGTCAGTTACTAAAGCATCCCAGGATTCTGCTATACGCAAGTTAAGTCAATTCCCTCTACGTATTTTGGTGGCGGAAGATAATGTAGTCAACCAGAAGGTCTGCCTGAAAATGTTGGAAAAGTTGGGCTATCAGGCGGAATTAGTGGCTAATGGGTTAGAGGTACTAGAGGCCCTAGACCGACAGGTGTATGATGTGATTTTACTGGATATCCAAATGCCAGAAATGGACGGGCTGACGGCAACTAAACTGATCAGGGAACGATCGGGCTATCAACCCTGGATTATTGCTCTAAGTGCCGATGCCCAGGCGGAAACTGCCCGCCAGTCCTTCGAGATTGGTGTTAACGACTACCTCACAAAACCAATTCGCATAGATGAAATGTCGGTAGCTTTACAGCGTGCCTACCGCCGTCGCCAGGACGGTCTGTAG
- the thiD gene encoding bifunctional hydroxymethylpyrimidine kinase/phosphomethylpyrimidine kinase — translation MERPPVVMTIAGSDSGGGAGIQADLKTFAFHCVHGTSAITCVTAQNTQGVTAVEAMPLSLITAQIDAVAADMQVAALKTGMLLKSEIVQLVAKKIVGQGWRQVVVDPVMVSRTGAKLLDEEAIDSITHRLLPLALLITPNRYEAQLLTGRDINGIDDMQFVAEEIHKKTKTAVLVKGGGMTVPIKGTDVYFDGEKMELFPQEAIPTPHTHGTGCTLSAAIVANLALGFSLLEAVKKGKAYVTKAIEHSLTIGRGQGPVGHFFPLLAD, via the coding sequence ATGGAGCGACCGCCAGTAGTGATGACAATTGCTGGCTCTGATAGCGGCGGGGGGGCTGGTATCCAGGCTGACCTGAAAACCTTTGCCTTTCACTGTGTGCACGGTACCAGTGCCATTACCTGTGTCACTGCCCAAAATACCCAAGGTGTAACCGCCGTTGAGGCTATGCCTTTGTCTTTGATTACAGCTCAGATTGATGCAGTTGCTGCTGATATGCAAGTGGCAGCCCTAAAGACGGGCATGCTGCTTAAATCAGAAATTGTCCAGTTAGTGGCTAAGAAAATAGTCGGTCAAGGCTGGCGGCAAGTTGTAGTTGATCCTGTGATGGTCTCCCGCACGGGCGCAAAATTGTTAGATGAAGAGGCTATTGATTCTATCACCCACCGGCTGTTACCTCTAGCTTTGTTAATCACGCCTAATCGTTATGAAGCGCAGTTGTTGACAGGTAGGGATATAAACGGGATCGATGATATGCAATTTGTAGCAGAAGAGATACATAAAAAAACAAAGACAGCGGTTCTAGTCAAGGGTGGCGGTATGACAGTACCAATCAAAGGCACGGACGTCTACTTTGACGGCGAAAAGATGGAACTATTCCCCCAGGAAGCTATCCCTACCCCCCACACCCACGGCACTGGCTGCACCCTATCAGCAGCGATCGTTGCCAACTTAGCCCTCGGTTTTTCTCTATTAGAAGCGGTTAAGAAAGGGAAGGCATATGTGACAAAAGCGATCGAGCACAGTCTGACGATCGGGAGGGGGCAGGGGCCAGTAGGACACTTTTTTCCCCTGCTAGCAGATTAG
- a CDS encoding Spy/CpxP family protein refolding chaperone: MKHLTSLFLLSALTILPLTVSAQPSPPEREFPRWEERRGRLLEELNLTPQQKQQLEVIRQQRQGELADLQQRKQQLRQEMDQLLSSNAPEQQLRAKFQEVQAVKSKMAEIRFEQMLAMRQILTPEQRTKFRELMSQRPPMRPRRSF; this comes from the coding sequence ATGAAACATCTTACTTCTTTATTCTTACTGTCAGCACTGACAATTCTGCCTTTGACCGTCTCTGCCCAACCCTCCCCGCCGGAGCGAGAGTTTCCCCGTTGGGAAGAAAGAAGAGGCCGTCTGCTAGAGGAACTGAATCTGACACCACAGCAAAAACAGCAGCTAGAGGTGATTCGGCAACAGCGCCAGGGAGAATTGGCAGACCTGCAACAGCGAAAACAACAACTGCGGCAAGAGATGGATCAACTCCTTAGTTCCAATGCCCCTGAACAACAACTGCGGGCTAAATTCCAAGAAGTTCAAGCAGTCAAATCCAAGATGGCGGAAATTCGCTTTGAACAAATGTTGGCAATGCGCCAAATTCTCACACCTGAACAACGCACCAAATTCCGTGAGTTGATGAGTCAACGTCCGCCTATGCGTCCCCGCCGTTCATTCTAA
- a CDS encoding sigma-70 family RNA polymerase sigma factor, whose translation MVAQSGSINSLSPVGLTDGELIHRSLGGDTHAFRLLYQRHHPKVRSLLFQMCGEEVLDDLVQEVFLRAWRGLRQFRGSCQFSTWLYRIAWNVATDQRRSFAKRNQKHIPVPVEGCHHLPDPDNTPSLQHLHYQQILYQGLDQLSPEHRAVIVLHDLEEVPQKEIAAILKLPIGTVKSRLFHARQALRQYLISQGVEL comes from the coding sequence ATGGTTGCCCAATCCGGTTCCATAAACTCACTATCACCTGTAGGGCTGACAGATGGAGAACTCATCCACCGATCGTTGGGGGGTGACACCCATGCCTTTCGTCTGTTGTATCAACGACATCATCCCAAGGTACGGTCTCTTCTGTTTCAAATGTGTGGCGAGGAAGTGTTAGATGATTTGGTGCAAGAAGTGTTTTTGCGGGCATGGCGCGGACTAAGGCAGTTTCGCGGCTCTTGTCAGTTTTCTACCTGGCTCTATCGCATTGCCTGGAATGTAGCTACAGACCAAAGACGATCGTTTGCCAAACGGAATCAAAAACATATTCCTGTACCTGTAGAAGGCTGTCATCATCTGCCTGATCCGGACAACACTCCCTCTCTGCAGCATCTCCACTATCAGCAAATTCTCTATCAGGGATTAGACCAACTGTCCCCTGAGCATCGGGCTGTTATAGTCTTGCACGATTTGGAGGAAGTTCCCCAAAAAGAGATTGCGGCGATTCTTAAACTACCGATCGGTACGGTGAAATCTCGTCTGTTTCATGCCCGCCAAGCCTTGCGGCAGTATCTTATCAGTCAAGGAGTAGAACTATGA
- a CDS encoding 2Fe-2S iron-sulfur cluster-binding protein yields MPNYRVEIYDKRSGQTYTGLVSDQEYILDALEKQGIILPSACCAGACTTCAVKIKAGTIDQREGIGLSRYLQEQGYGLICIGYARSDLLLETQAEDEVYRLQFSQNYPTKKPWFSFSWLRPEAD; encoded by the coding sequence ATGCCAAATTATCGGGTGGAAATCTACGACAAACGATCGGGGCAAACCTATACAGGACTGGTATCTGACCAGGAATACATTCTTGATGCTTTAGAAAAACAGGGAATTATTTTACCCTCTGCCTGTTGTGCGGGCGCTTGTACTACCTGCGCTGTCAAGATCAAAGCAGGCACGATCGATCAACGGGAAGGGATAGGCTTATCCCGCTATTTACAGGAGCAGGGGTATGGACTGATTTGCATTGGTTATGCCCGCAGCGACCTGCTGTTGGAAACTCAAGCTGAAGATGAGGTCTATCGGTTACAGTTCAGTCAGAACTATCCCACCAAAAAGCCGTGGTTTTCTTTTTCCTGGTTGCGCCCTGAGGCAGACTGA
- the rnhA gene encoding ribonuclease HI gives MAESKIYLRGVRAYGYVGLLPEENVLGQWFEVDAELWVDFLRAAQSDDINDTIDYRHCIKTIEDLIKTSKFALVERLAGAIVTELLKDKRITKIRLKVIKHPPIPNFQGSVAVEIYQENDTLDCPSLEESGSDNYITAVYTDGSCTDNPGPGGWAAVVKFSDGSSKEWGGRVERTTNNQMELEAVIQALKFCQPYLQKQKIPLYTDSRYIKDGITTWIRNWQKNGWLTKGRKPVKNKEFWQRLQALNHPNVEWHWVEGHAGNLDNDRCDRLARAFAQGKLIN, from the coding sequence ATGGCAGAGTCCAAAATTTATCTACGGGGCGTGCGTGCCTATGGCTACGTGGGCTTGCTACCGGAGGAAAATGTCCTAGGGCAATGGTTTGAAGTGGATGCGGAACTATGGGTAGATTTTCTGCGGGCAGCCCAGAGCGATGATATTAACGACACGATCGATTACCGCCACTGTATCAAGACAATCGAGGATTTAATCAAGACCAGCAAGTTTGCTTTGGTAGAAAGATTGGCAGGGGCGATCGTGACAGAGTTGTTGAAAGATAAACGCATCACTAAGATTCGCCTAAAGGTGATTAAGCATCCCCCTATTCCTAACTTTCAGGGTTCGGTTGCCGTAGAAATTTACCAAGAAAATGACACCCTGGACTGTCCCTCTCTAGAAGAGTCAGGGAGCGACAATTACATTACTGCGGTTTACACCGATGGTTCCTGCACAGATAATCCTGGTCCAGGGGGATGGGCAGCTGTGGTCAAGTTTAGTGATGGCAGCAGCAAAGAGTGGGGGGGGAGAGTAGAACGCACTACCAATAATCAGATGGAATTAGAAGCTGTCATTCAAGCCCTAAAATTTTGCCAACCTTATCTCCAGAAACAAAAAATCCCTCTCTATACAGACAGTCGTTACATAAAAGACGGTATTACTACTTGGATCAGAAACTGGCAGAAAAACGGTTGGTTAACCAAGGGAAGGAAGCCTGTGAAAAACAAAGAGTTTTGGCAGAGACTGCAAGCTCTCAACCATCCCAACGTAGAGTGGCACTGGGTAGAGGGTCATGCTGGTAACCTAGATAACGATCGGTGCGATAGACTGGCCCGCGCCTTTGCCCAAGGGAAGTTAATTAATTAA
- a CDS encoding CHAD domain-containing protein produces the protein MNEATIGSCALQALKSYYRKWVKQEEGVRADQDPEALHQMRVGLRRLRSGLLCFAPILPRSIRRQEPKLGQISRILGRVRDLDVLRQALTNNYMPLLPEVEQVQLQKYLAQRERQRQKYFHRMIALLDSPFYRRTRKTIGSWLKDPHMQEAGDFAVTEMMPQLLLPSLRAVLLPNWNLRKQKQLHDLRKLFKLTRYQLECFTPYFGEELNPSLRHLATAQEVLGSLHDRLVLLETFSQKQWRRLPHLYQIIQQHQGEDWRTWYSLNYNLQWLQVLLQIRSLCTAKESIPSSQEN, from the coding sequence ATGAACGAGGCAACGATTGGTTCCTGTGCACTCCAGGCACTGAAGAGCTACTATCGCAAGTGGGTTAAGCAGGAGGAGGGAGTACGGGCAGACCAAGACCCAGAGGCACTCCATCAGATGCGGGTGGGCTTGCGGCGACTGCGGTCAGGGTTATTGTGTTTTGCCCCGATTTTGCCCCGCAGCATCCGTCGGCAGGAACCTAAACTGGGTCAGATCAGCCGTATCCTGGGCAGGGTGAGGGATTTGGACGTACTGCGCCAGGCCTTGACAAATAACTATATGCCCTTGCTGCCAGAGGTAGAGCAGGTGCAGTTACAGAAATATTTGGCACAGAGGGAACGGCAACGGCAAAAATACTTTCACCGCATGATTGCTTTGCTGGACAGCCCTTTTTACCGGCGGACGCGGAAAACGATCGGGAGTTGGCTCAAAGACCCCCATATGCAGGAGGCAGGGGATTTTGCTGTAACGGAGATGATGCCCCAGCTGCTCTTACCTAGTCTCAGAGCCGTGTTGTTACCCAATTGGAATCTACGCAAACAAAAACAACTCCATGACTTGCGCAAGCTATTCAAGTTAACCCGTTACCAACTGGAGTGCTTCACACCCTACTTCGGTGAGGAACTAAATCCCAGTCTTCGTCATCTGGCTACCGCCCAGGAGGTGCTGGGGTCGCTCCACGACCGCCTCGTTCTCCTTGAGACCTTTTCCCAGAAGCAGTGGCGACGGTTGCCCCATCTGTATCAGATCATTCAGCAGCATCAGGGAGAGGATTGGCGGACATGGTACAGTCTCAACTATAATCTGCAGTGGTTGCAGGTACTTCTACAGATTAGGAGTCTGTGCACCGCCAAGGAGAGCATCCCGAGTAGCCAAGAAAATTAG
- a CDS encoding divalent-cation tolerance protein CutA, translating to MSYALVMTTASSVAEAETIAQAILQERLAACIQVLPITSYYTWEGKQQREGEYLLLIKGRAANFARLQECIKSHHSYSVPEIIQVPIVAGSPTYLEWITAVTD from the coding sequence ATGTCCTATGCCCTGGTAATGACCACAGCTAGCAGTGTGGCGGAGGCAGAAACGATCGCCCAGGCAATTTTGCAGGAGCGGTTAGCAGCCTGTATCCAAGTCTTGCCCATCACTAGCTACTACACCTGGGAGGGCAAACAGCAGCGGGAGGGGGAATACCTCCTCCTCATTAAAGGCAGGGCGGCAAATTTTGCCCGTCTGCAGGAGTGTATCAAGTCCCATCACAGCTACAGTGTGCCTGAAATTATCCAAGTCCCTATTGTGGCTGGTAGTCCTACCTATTTAGAATGGATTACAGCAGTAACTGACTAG
- a CDS encoding thiazole synthase: protein MLDQPLVIAGRTFRSRLMTGTGKYRDFSTMTQAIEASGCEIITVAVRRVQEQVAGHGGLGEAIDWQKYWMLPNTAGCATAEEAVRVARLGREMAKILGQEDNNFVKLEVIPDHRYLLPDPIETCKAAEQLIREGFAVLPYINADPLLAQRLEEMGCATVMPLASPIGSGQGLKNKANIQIIIEQARVPVVIDAGIGTPSEACAAMEMGADALLINSAIALAQDPVAMAKAMGLATIAGRLAFLAGRIPIQPLASPSSPMVGRINS, encoded by the coding sequence ATGCTTGACCAACCGCTGGTGATTGCGGGGCGTACCTTCCGCTCGCGCTTGATGACGGGTACGGGGAAGTACAGGGATTTTAGTACTATGACCCAGGCAATTGAAGCTAGTGGCTGCGAAATTATCACGGTGGCGGTACGGCGTGTGCAAGAACAGGTAGCAGGGCATGGGGGGTTAGGGGAAGCGATCGACTGGCAGAAATACTGGATGTTGCCCAACACGGCAGGGTGTGCTACAGCAGAAGAGGCAGTGCGGGTAGCTCGCCTAGGCAGGGAAATGGCAAAAATCCTGGGGCAGGAGGACAATAATTTCGTTAAGTTAGAGGTGATCCCAGACCACCGCTATCTCTTGCCCGACCCGATCGAGACCTGTAAAGCGGCAGAGCAGTTAATTAGGGAGGGGTTTGCGGTTTTGCCCTACATCAACGCTGACCCCTTACTGGCGCAACGATTGGAGGAAATGGGCTGTGCGACAGTGATGCCCTTGGCTTCCCCCATTGGCTCAGGACAGGGTCTGAAAAACAAAGCTAACATTCAGATTATTATTGAGCAGGCGCGGGTACCAGTGGTGATTGATGCGGGGATTGGCACTCCCAGTGAAGCCTGTGCGGCAATGGAAATGGGAGCAGATGCCTTGTTAATCAATTCGGCAATAGCTCTCGCGCAAGACCCCGTAGCTATGGCCAAAGCCATGGGTTTAGCCACGATCGCTGGTCGTCTTGCCTTTTTGGCGGGGCGGATACCAATTCAACCGCTCGCTTCTCCTAGTTCCCCCATGGTAGGGCGCATCAACAGTTAA
- a CDS encoding S1 RNA-binding domain-containing protein: MAQRKVTPGFSGEDFLQALDRHDYNFQVGQIVKGKVFQVDSRGVYADIGGKSPGFLPMEEIVIGMEDVFEEVFALGSEHEFLIIRDQDEEGEVKLSIRRLFTKKAWLTVQELKNENRVFHVRVTGVNRGGVVVDAGGIQGFIPRSQLLERDTLDKLVGQNLPVVVMEVEEERKRLILSHRSAVKVSTFSQLGIGQLVAGTVTGLRPFGVFVDLGGISALLHNKEISEKNVGDASRLFKVGDSLRAVVIEVDESRHRVGLSTKILELHPGEMLERPQQIFAEAESRLEKNVSKLWDQSP; encoded by the coding sequence ATGGCCCAGCGTAAAGTTACTCCTGGCTTTTCCGGCGAGGATTTTCTGCAAGCCCTCGATCGCCACGATTACAACTTTCAAGTAGGGCAAATTGTCAAGGGGAAAGTCTTTCAGGTGGATTCCCGCGGTGTCTATGCCGATATTGGCGGCAAATCCCCTGGCTTTCTGCCCATGGAAGAGATTGTCATTGGCATGGAGGATGTCTTTGAAGAGGTTTTTGCCCTAGGGTCAGAACATGAGTTTTTAATCATCCGTGACCAGGACGAAGAAGGGGAAGTCAAACTCTCCATCCGCCGCCTATTTACTAAAAAAGCCTGGCTGACTGTGCAGGAGCTGAAAAATGAAAATCGAGTTTTCCATGTGCGCGTGACAGGGGTAAATCGGGGGGGCGTAGTGGTCGATGCCGGCGGTATTCAGGGCTTCATTCCCCGCTCCCAGTTACTGGAACGGGACACCTTGGACAAACTAGTGGGACAGAATTTGCCAGTGGTGGTGATGGAGGTAGAGGAAGAGCGTAAACGTTTAATCCTTTCCCACCGATCGGCAGTGAAAGTGAGTACCTTCAGTCAGTTGGGCATTGGTCAGCTAGTGGCAGGTACGGTAACGGGTTTACGTCCCTTTGGCGTATTTGTCGATTTAGGCGGAATTAGTGCCCTCCTCCACAACAAGGAGATCAGCGAAAAAAATGTGGGGGATGCCTCTCGCCTCTTCAAAGTGGGGGATAGTCTGCGAGCAGTGGTGATTGAAGTGGATGAATCCCGCCATCGGGTAGGTCTGTCCACCAAAATTTTAGAACTGCACCCAGGGGAAATGTTGGAACGCCCGCAGCAGATTTTTGCGGAAGCAGAAAGCCGTCTGGAAAAGAATGTCAGTAAACTCTGGGACCAGTCTCCGTAG